aagaaaaagaaattatttaatGTACAAATATTTTGCATTATGCAAAATCAACctctaaatttatttatttatcaaccATGCTAGGTATAAACTAAACTTAACTACCAAAAtcaatcattaatataaaatacattttaaaatataaatattgaatttttttttttcacaggaTAATGAAACTTTATCCCAAAGGACAAGGAAGTGGATATCTTTCTTTGTACATAGCCTTAGCTGACCCAACAAGCCTTCTTTCAAGATCCAAAATATATGCACAAATAACACTGCGCATCCTTGATCAGAAACAGAGTAATGACTGGTTTGGGAAAGGTAAAGCATATAAGGTGGTTATTTTTATGGGAAGCATTCCACCATGAGAAATAATGCTAGTCACACAAAATGGTATTTAAAGTTTTGGAATTTTGGAGAAAATAATTGAAAGAATAATATTGTGcacttttactaatttaaataattggtGCAATTGAAATTTTGGAGACTATTTTAATATATCCGAttaatttaaaagattattttagagtttaattaaaaatttcttaCATTttcaaataataactaaataaaaacttatTTACCCCTTATTGCAGGTAATTACTGGGTTAGTGGGTCAAGTGGTGAAATTGGTTATCACAGATTCATGTTGCTTAATAATTTCACTAGCCAATACAATGGGTATCTAGTGAAAGATAGTTCTTTACTAGAAGCAGAGGTTACAATTCTTGGTGTGGTTGATGCATTGTTCTAACACCAATTGTTCAATGTATTCTAACACATAACACTAGTGTTGTAAGTCTCAAATGCTTTCTGTGGTAcaaatattattgtatttaaatTGCATTGTATATATAAATAGAAACTTTAATATCTCCTGCTTGAAAGTGTTCTAATATGAAAATTAATAAGGATGTGTTGCATTTAGCATTATCTTTAACTTGTACATAAATGCgttgtatatatataaatgcgTTGGTGACGGCGCAACAGAAAAGGGAGAGTGAAGCCTTTCCGGTTGCAGTAAAAGAAGAGAAAGGTGAAAGGTGTGAGACCAAATTTTTTGTGGATAAATAGagtgaaatatttttagaaatgtGAGTTAAGATATATTGttaaattactaaactaaaaaaattaaattgatgactAAAAATGATGAGCAAAAATAATTGCATTTCTCAAGTCATTTTTATCCGTTATAAGAttagatatttgaattataaaaatattttagaaaatagtCATATCATTTATTACTTTAGGTTGGCGAAGTTTATTTAGGCTTGTTCACCTAATACAATTGATAAGAAAAATTCGTTCGGTGATTAATGACAAATATTACAGGTGAAGGAAATAAGACTTAAAAAGCATATCACtcatacatttttttttataataaataatatttagacACATTCTTCTAACCTTCAATATGCgttgtttttgttttattaattaaaaataatctaaatatataattaaccaataaaaattatttatgatgGCAAGATATATAGATGCTAAATAAATGGTACAAATTAAAGTAACTATTATTTATGATGAATCGCTACAAGAATGTTTAAGAAAATCGACCATTTAAAAAGATCCTGTAgagtagaaattaaagaaatcatCAATTATATGTTTAGAAAGAAGAGGATCAAAATTTTCCTAGCTACTCAATATTCATAATAAGCCATTTGTTAACAATTACGTGTATCAAATTATGGATTATTCTATAAGATGGTTTGAAAGTTTGGTTTAAAATTTTTCGTATTCTGAATTCAACtatgaaattaattatttttaattaatttttaaaattttttttattcctaaATCATAAATTCTAAATTCTTATCAATGCACTCAAGAATTAATAGTTTTGCTTAAAGATCTCTGTTATTCAAACATGCATATAGACCTTGCATAGCTTGGATTGCATTCCGGTAGAATGTAATCAGTGGTTTCTGTCCAGTTTCCTTCCTGCACAAAAGAGGACCACAAATAGAAACCTTAACTTGAATGAGGAAAGTGCAAGTCATAGACTCAATTGTAATTCTATCATGAAATGACCAAGAAAGTAGAGTTTTCTCCATTTTCAGGGTGAGTAACATCTGCTCCAAATATTATAGTTGGTATGTCACTAACTAATGGTGTTCTGCAGCTTGCTGCATCAACAAGCACAGTGTTTTCTACTTCCCATCTGCATAAAAAAGAATCAGTTGTAAGTATTCCATAGAAGTGAGAGTAACTTCGACATATATCTGTAGAGTAAGGATGCCTACATTGGCCTAACACAGCAGCGTtttggaaaaataataataataataataataataataataataataataataaaaataaaatgacatGAATACAAATGGAATAATAAAGGGCATAATGTTGATTAGGCTAACAACTTGCAACCATGAATATGAATTTCTGGGGGGAAAAAACGAGCTTGTCCATTCAATAGTGGAAAAAGCAAACAAGGACAGAGAATTGTCTAAGAAATAACAGAGTGAAAGTAGACTACAAATTTTGCTCAGGGAAGTGTTATTGCATGTGACAGATATTTGAGTGAAAACAAACCTTCACATTGATTTTCAAAGACAGATTAGCCAAATACTGCTTAGTGATCTTGAGAAATCAAACCAAGGTCAGTTTCACAAATTCTCGAGACTTGAAAATAGAAGATTTTATGCGAATGTTGACAATTTTCAACTGAAGCAAAGAGCAATCATTTATGATACAAAAATCTACGTTCATTATCAACAATGTGATTTACCATAGAGAGAACCATTGTTGTCAGGTAATATTGCCAACAAAAGCTCCAATCCCTTTCCTTTCATTTTGGTTGTTGATTACCTGGTAAACATGCTATTGAGCATTGTATATATGGGGATAACAGGTTCCGGATTAAACTCCTACAAAGATGAAAAAACAACAGGAAATTTTTCTCATCGCGCCAAACAACAAATAGAACAGAAGGAAAAGTACCATTCCAGATACTTGACACATTTGAGCAAGCTCATTACAAAATGGGCAGCCAACACTGTCTTGCACGCTCCATGAAAATTTTATGCATGCCCACCGACTAACTAACGGTCATGCCATTAATCATTTTCTGCATATTTTAGTAATAGTATACAAAATACCATGTTAAAAGCTATCACTTAAAAACTCTAGGTCAAACAAGAAGAGAATATAATAACAACTGACGTGGATGACAGAATTCAGCACAAAACAAGGTAGAACAGTTGAATTTTGCCACAACTTGAGAACATATAAATGGTATCAATGTATACAATACCTTGTTCATCATATTTCATTGACCAACTTGAGGTAAACAACTCTTTTCTTCCCCACTTCCATGATATTTAAGCTGCAAACAAAAGTGCAACAGATCAATAGTTGTAGCAAAAAAGAAGAGATTCTACTTTCAGCAACTCATATTTTTGGAGGAGGAGCACATTACCCAAGGGGCAGGAAGAATTCTTGCTTCAACAGAAGCTAGCTTTTCACTTTTTATTCCAAATTCCTTTGCATAAGGATCCTGATCATAAGCATTATGCCGAATGGTCTGCTTGTAAATAAATTGAAATCTTGATATGATGGCCGAACATGTTATGCAGCTCCCAATATAATGTACATGTATATGTGTTGTGTTTCTGTCTGAACAAGTATCTTAATATATTTCATCTGCGAAAGTATATCTTGTCATAGTTGATTGTACCTTTCCCTTGTCAATTCCATAGATGTAACACCTCCATTATCAGCAAATGGAATTTACCATTGTTTGAAACCCTTTTACAGTGATATTAGCCCTAAATGATTTTAACAGTATAGGAGTAGATGATATTAGCCCTTGGTAAGAAGACTCATTTGTGTAGCTTAAATTAAAAATGTGCAGGAATTACAAGAGGCATATCAATTCTCAAGATATTCCGTTTGTGCTTCTCACAATATCTTCTTTCAACCATTGCTAGAATCATTCATAGTTTCTAAAAGtaacattaaaaacaaaatcaacaaataaTATCAACGAACTTGAATTTGTTCTTTCATACAACTACATCCATAATCAGGTGGTCTTATTTCTTCCGGAGGTCAATTCCAGCTTTCTTCGCGACTGCATCGAGTCCATTCTTCTCTATGGTTTTCAATGCCTTGGTTGATAACCGAAGCTTTACATAGCGCTTCCCGGCTTCCCACCAGATCCTCTTGTACTGCAGGTTTACAAACTGCAGTTTCTTTGTCTTGTGGTTTGAGAAAGATACTTTGTTGGCCTTGTTTGCTTTCTTTCCAGTGAAGGGACAAACTCTCCctgaataaaaaagataaaaaagtaaataataataacaataataataatcaaatcaaataaaaaataagataatagAATAATCAATCTCTGTCAAGTGTCAATAAAACATAACAGATTCCAATTAGGTTTCTCCGCCACTAATGATAATCTAACTTGCCATCAATGAGTAACATCCATATTAGCATATTGTTAGCCATGCATGTCATCCTCTTAAAAAAAATGAAGACTGTAGAACTATAGCATATGTCGCTCTTAAGATCAGGCTGAAGCTCGAGTAAATATCAGTGTTAGTTTCTTGAGTCCAGGAAAAGTGAAATTGTAATATATAGTAATTGTCCAGCCACAAGACAATATACGAAGAAGCTTCAAAATCACAGTTGGTAGCTTCAGCATCACTTTTTTCTATTTCCAATTTCTAATGATCTGATCAAACAATTAACACAAGcttcaactaaaaaaaaagcGGTGGTCTTCCTTCAATATACATACAATATCGCATGATCACGTGGAAGTTATCGGTTTATGGGTTGTGTAGTCTTTATAATAACTCAAGTGTTGTGGTAGCCATTCAAATCACTACCTTTAACAGCCTGGTGCAGGACACAACATTTTTGTAATCACCTACTCATAGCTAAACACAAAATATAGTAATTAGGGAGTAATTAACTATTTGGTAAACCTCCCTTAGTTACTTTTGGCCATGTCAACGATTGATTTTCACTTCGTTAGCTGCTTAAACAAGGCTGTTCTTTTGGCAGAGTGCAAACTCATAATGGATGAATCAAGCAGAGATACTTGGAGACTTTGTAGCATCGAACAGGTTGAAGAACTCAAATGCTTGGCTAAAATCATGACAGCATATGGGTATCCACCATCTTAATCTTTCTTCCAGATCCAGTTGTCCATCCATCAATATTTCCAGTATCAGGAACCATCAAAATGAATAAGATACATCCTGGGTGAATAAATGTGTTAATGTGTACTCGTCCAATCATGTGACCAAGAAGGAGATTTCACAAGTCAGAGTCCTTCAACTGATAACGATTGGGTAGTTTTACTTTTAGTAATGGTGGTTTAAGGGTCAGTGAAGTGCAGGAGAAGGCATTTGGAAATTTCACTATTGAAACGCAACATATGATGTTAAAAAGGTTGGAATATGAAACTTGTAATTGATGTCTCACCTCTCAAGTATCTAGTATGAAGTTAATTAGAGATGGTGCATGGCAGCTAGCAAACaatgaaagataaaaaatagaaattgagGGATAAGGGTAGAGGAGTTACGAGCAAGAGGCTGCAAAGGTAAGAACTTTGGAGAGGGCGCAAGAAGGGGCGTAGGAGAAGGGTGGTACGAAATTTTAATGCCGCTGAGGTGGGAAGTGACGAAGGCAAGCtctgaaagaaagaaaatgcacaGGAAGcataataaattattagtttGGACTTTGGAGTTCAAATTATGTTaattgaatataaataaataaggaaatgGAGTTGCACTTGCCTGGATGAAAGAGATTGGATGAAGAGGTTTTTGTTTTCGGAGGCTTCAATTTGAGGGGAAAGGTGGATACCAGTGAACAACCTGCCATTGCCATTGCCATTCTTCTTTCTTATCTCTCGCTCTCCTTCACACAACTCACTTTCGCTCCTATACTTACTAATATAGTTATGAGAACCGAACCGGTAATGAATCCGGTCATACCACCGGATCACTGGTTTAACCGGTGGGTCACTGATTCACCCGATTAACCcggttataattaaataaaatataaaattataaaaataaaattaaaatcaaaagttaaagtACATGTATTCACAAATGTATTAATAATAATCAAGTATCAATTCTTAGACATAACTAATGATGCAAAAACTAGTCAATAGTACAAAAttctttctcaatttaaatgaacaaGGAAAAGCAAAAGATAACACAATCCATAATTTACAGCAACAAAAGATTTAGCCAAGTGATTATATACAGCAACAAATTTAGAGCTTGTTTGAAATCCATTTAACATTTGAAAAGAATTCTATTTCCTTTAAGAAAATAATTCATTTCTATTTGAAACTCAATTCCATGATTTGGAAtaactataatatattaatagaataGCATTCAATTTTGAAGAGTGTGTGAGTGGATTTGGAAATCAGACGGTCTGATTtacaaatcaaagaaaaataagaattggaattttcaaaggaattcaaataaatcatttttagttgttccaaaacaagaaaaagaattcaaTTCTTGAGCGAATTCTAATTCTAAGCATTCCAAACAAGCTCTTAAGGTTCATTGATGATaatcagcaacaaattcaactctCGGTCATAtgttcaacatcaaattcaacttCCAGCAACAAAAAAATTTGCTCAGTGATATATTCAGCATCAAATTCAACTTACAGCAACAAATTCTATTTCTAACAACAAATTCAATAACTTTCAGCAACAAAAACTTTACCTCCAATTCTCCAAATATGATTTACAGCAAAACAAAATTAGCGAAATCATTATTTCAGCAACAAACTCAACTTTGAACAACAAATTGAAGATGTAGTGATGATTTACagcaatgaaattgaaaaataaataacagcgCCGAAGGAGGCTGAAGCTCACCTTCCCAGGGACCAACTGACGGCCGAAGCAAAAAGACGACAACGACCACCACCCGAGGGACCAGATACTGGTTCCGTCTGCTTCTGCCTCCAGTGAAGCGAGCGCAGGAAGGCGGCCGCGAGAGAAGCGAGATACCGGAGACgagagagtgagagtgagtgAGCTTGAAGAAGAGAGGTGAGAGGTGGGTGATCAGCATTAGGATAAGGCCATCCGGCCCCGGGGTGCTGTTAAAGGGAAACGACcccgttttcaaatttttttaatttcaaaaacaaaatctaTATAAAAAAGTATACCACAATGAGATGTAGGTTATGCTATTGTTGTTAATgctaatgttaattttttttaataaattatatagtatttttgttgtttatatattactatttttttttacaatttatatttttttaatattatttagttgtataatattattgaaaatacATATTATTATGATTcatgaagaataaaattaaacaaattgaatatggtttttaattatcaaaatattaataaaatctatACTTATATTTTATCTAATAGTTTTATTACTGTATCATAGTATttaaatataatctaaaaaaacaaaaataaaagtaactatttaaaaaataaaaataaaaaataattatataaaattaggtGAATAAATTtcaattgaatatttttattatttatcgtCTAATTTACGTATAATTTTAttgtttataattattaaattattttcataattttttattttaaattgtgaTTTATCATCTACTGCTAAGCTACTTGacaaaattttaaagttttttaattaattaaatttaatttatataattatttaattaaattataaaataaaattaagcacaattattatctatattaaaacaatatatatcttttatatattttttttgttgaataataatattattggatcatatataaattgtaaaattaaataaatatattacacaatatttttacaaattaatttttaaatttaaaattaatttacataTTATCTAATATAtccttaattaatatatatatagcattttaaatttatactatataatataattaatttagttcTTCATGCATGGCATGAGTCTTAATCTAGTGTTATATTAAAATGATAGACAAGCTAGCACTgagaaaaatagaattaaatgtTGTGATAAGAATGGATAAAAATGGAAGATGGATGTCAATTTTTCTATGTTGAGAGGAACAAGTTTTTAGGACGAAACAAAATTAATAAGGTTTGATAAGTAAATTTTGTACGTCTGAGACAAAAAGATTACACACagaacaataacaataattcttcttttttatatatattgttaatatttatcttttttttctttatgttactacatatattaaataaatatacgaattatttttattatattaagttaattatattagtaaatattaatactaaaattttttatttatatatttttattttatatttagtatattttatttatttatttatttattttataacactaaattttttttataaatttgcttaaaagttaaaacattcAGTTTGAGATTGGAATATAGAGGAGGCTAATTGAGTGATCGTAGAAGATAAAGAGCTTTAAAGTTCTCTATTATGTATTATCACgccactttttctctctcttacaAAATTGAGTGAACAATGGGATGCTGGGCCTCATGGCATCTGAGGAAAGTGATGACTATGGGGGAGAAGCAGATAGATTAAGAATGAGATAGATTTTGTGAatgaaattagggttagaaaaatgctaatttaaaatttttttataattttttaatatttggataattttgtcgatccaaacttattttttatgagtaaactttaatttttttttaattagatttgtcagtatttaaattatttatggtTAGAAATGATAATTTACTCGTATTTTACCATCATAATAATAGGCATTATAGCATGCAATATATGTATATACACCGTACGCTAAGAGAACACATAAAAAATGTATTGCATATATTGAAGATAGTTTTCTTTTGTTGAATGATTTTAGATCATGGTTAACTTATCATTAAGTACAGACGGTAATATATAGAAGTGCAAGTGGTCATGAATCAAAAGATCTGAAGGTTATTAGTTGTGATTTTAACGAAGTGCGTTAAATGAAAGTCAGTGACAAGTGACAAGTGATTAATGAAGTTTCAGAGTCATGTTCTTTTTGGGTGATTCTGTATGCTTTCTTAATGCCTCGCTGTGGGTCTGGCCAGTATTCAATACTGAACAACAAAACCATAAGTCATAACATATCCTAAAAGATGATGCTGATGACTTACCATCATCCAGGCTAACACTTTGTTCTACTTATGCTTCAACCTGCTTCCAAGCACATTGTTTCTGCACTAATGTACAGAAAATCAATCTCTTATTTATCCCAAGTCTATAATAATCATACCACATCATTTTGGCTACCAAATGTTAGCAAAATATCCAGCTATCCagaattttttgtttcttttgagtAAAAGAATCAAGTAACATCGCTTAGAGCAAAAGATTGAATTGATATACCTTCCAGCAGAAATATATCCGTCGGCATAATCAGTTGGGAATGGGAGATCTTCAGCATCGTCTTCGATAATGTTGCATTCCTTCAACGGTTGCTAGTTCTTGGCCTTGGCCAGCTGGTGACGGGACTGATCAAGAATTGTAACATTGTTAGCATTCACATGCTTGACTATGCCAAGAGTGGTGAACCCTGTTCCTCCGCCGATGGTCGTAGAGATCTGCAGGCTCGAGTGCATCATCCCTCATGTCTTCAGTCCAGTGTCCCGGGTTTATGATTTGATCATACACGATAGACAAGAACCTGTAGAACCAAAATGCCTCCCTTTTGTGTTGGATGAACCTGGGCTGAGAGGCTGGCCTAGTAGTAGTGGCTGAGATACTGCTGCTGCGGCTGCatctgctcctcttgttcttgttACCATAAGACAGTGCACCCTTGTTCTTTTTCAACTCCACTTAGCATCAAGGTTGCCATGGACTGATGATAGTGATAATCAATGACAACTATTGTTGAACAAGCTAAGTACtaatgagaaaagagacacaagatCCATTTTCGTGACGCAGACTAATTTTGACAAACTTGACTCACCCTTAATTGTGTTGTTAAGTTTCTTCCAGTCTTATTGTATCTTTGGCGATATAGCACTAATTGGGATTTATTTAATCCAAAGTGTTTATTGAGATCATTTTCAGAGTAGAATATATAATTTTTCCTTCTGTTAAGAAATAAAGAATAATATAGATAAATCTGATGATACCAGAAAAGGAAGAGGCATACGTTACGGGTCAAGGCGTGTAAAATGCAAGATAAAGAGTTGAATATTCAATATTATGCATTTCACTTCATTTCAATATTTCATCACACGTCCAACTAATGGTATCTTGACAATTCGTGTGAGGCCAGGCTCGCATTTCATTTATACAGCAAAAAGGCCATAAGCCATTAGAACCTTGAGTACGATCTATGCATAACTACTACTATGACTCAACCACACAGAAATTGAAAAACAACCTCTACAAATATATGCATAAACATAATGTAAATGCACTAGATTATGTATCACACTATTCACTACATATAGTCACTGTGTTACTATACTCAGGACACATAGCATTTTGTAGAATTGTGGGTTGGGAAGAAAAGGGGGTTAAGCTTCCCGTATATGAATATCAGACGAGTTAGGAAGATTAAGGTTCCAGTATATCAGATGGTTTTGGAACTTCCCTGAGTTGCACCGAGTTTTCAAAGCAGTGATAGAAACCATAATGAGGGAATCTTTCATACCAAGTATCTTGAATAACATGTGTGTCCCAGTGTTCTCCACTGCTGCTCTTACCGTACTTGTGAATCCATCCAGAACCATTGTGTTGCTCTCCCCAAGTTCTGTTCCAGCGATCTCCATGCTTACCTTGCCACCAGGTCTCCCCCTGCTTAACACCATGGCCATTTAGATCAAAATTTTCATCCCATTTGTCACCCCATTTCTCCCATCCATCACCCTTGCGGCGCTCAGCCCATTTGTCTGTGTATTTAATGCTGCCACCATATCCATCATACGTTTCGCCCCACCTGAAAAAAACACAGCACCCTTAATCCAAGAGGGAAAAAAGTTGGAATGTAAAGATGAAAAAACACTATCAGGATTCAGGAGCCAGAACAAGTTGCCAATTTTTCTTATTGTTTCTCAAAAGAGGATAAATTACATTCACTCTGAATTTCTCAGCACAAACCTTGAAGGTAGTAGTAATTTGCTTTCACAAAATCTTGgtccaataaaaatataaattgctcAAAATATTTCAGTCTACATCGTCTTGTTGAAATCACTATATGTTTAAACAATGAGCATTAAATGCATCGAATTTCAACTCTCAACCAAAATTTTATACTCTTGTTACCTTTCATGCCAAACATGAGCATGTCCAGCTTCCAAGGGTGTATTTGGATCAATACTGCACCATTTGTGTGCCCATTTCTCTGCTTGACCAGCTGCATTGTAGTGTTCCCACCATTTTTCTTGCCATTCGTCACCTCTACCATTCTTTCCCCACTTGTCTGCAGTTTTCTCCATATGCATAAGCCCATTTTCCTGCAAGCGAAAACCATGCCAAAGATTATCTTATTGAAACACAATTATTGTTGTCCAGGAGTATATAGGTCGTATCGGCTAGTGCTGTGACTACAGCTACACGGCATGCATTAATAATTGACAAGGGACAATTCAGAATAATGATATAAAAGAGCTTAAGAAACAGGTTCCCAATGAATCGCCTCTGGCAATGAGCACGGCGACAGTGGCATCTATTTAGAAACAGAACTAAAACCACCGAGTTTCTTTCCGAATTAGTAAGTTCAAAAGACAGCCTCAGGCAATGGCAACTTCAGATGTATAAATTTCAACACCATGTAACCTCGTTTGGTAGCTTGAAGATCATataaacaaaaagtaaaaaataataggaatatatatatatatatatatatatatatatatatatatatatatatatatatattcctatttctttttattaaaataagttaTGTATTCCTCTTTTTTCCCTCCATTCCATGCTTCTTCGTTGTTAAGGGGGAAAAAATGGTGTACTGATCACAATTTTTCCGAAATGTAAACAAATTCATTTGcaaattttaaaactcaaactgaAAACCCTAAAGAAAAGAGGGAGAATGAAGGGGAGAAGGAGGAGGAAATTACAGTGTACACTATAAAGTATGAACATCGGTTCCAATTCAAAGAGCAAAAGATCCAATTCCAgagaaacgaaaaataaaagtaaaaatgttGAAGCCAAATGTTACCATCTAGAAGCTTGGCATTGGAATCTGCGCCGTCATTAGCGGCGGGCTTGGCCCCGTCGTTAGTGCCTTTGTCGTCGAGGATGGCCCTGGCAGCAGATATTGCGGCAGCAGCTCGATCGATGACCTGCATGCGCTGGATCCTGTCCCTCTCTTCACTGGGAACTTGTAGAAGCTTCTGGAAGTTGGAGGTCTTGTTGTCCAGATCGTCCCCAAGTCCACCGGTGGCGGCACTCTCGTCGtgtggagagggagagggagaggtacGGTCAAGAATTCTCTTGAAGTGAGCGGTTTTCCTGTCCCTCTCAACGGCCCTCTTCCACATGTCCAGATACGACGAGTCTCCTCCTCGTTCTCCGTCGTCGGAAACACTGGCGCTGACTCTGAGCCTGACGCATTTTGTGTTACGGCGCGGTGTTTGGAGGAGGAACGGGTGGCTGAGCAGCTCCGATAGGGGCAGGACGCGCGGC
This region of Arachis hypogaea cultivar Tifrunner chromosome 8, arahy.Tifrunner.gnm2.J5K5, whole genome shotgun sequence genomic DNA includes:
- the LOC112705420 gene encoding protein LIKE EARLY STARVATION, chloroplastic; amino-acid sequence: MATHIGSFAAGAFTTSPRVLPLSELLSHPFLLQTPRRNTKCVRLRVSASVSDDGERGGDSSYLDMWKRAVERDRKTAHFKRILDRTSPSPSPHDESAATGGLGDDLDNKTSNFQKLLQVPSEERDRIQRMQVIDRAAAAISAARAILDDKGTNDGAKPAANDGADSNAKLLDVYTENGLMHMEKTADKWGKNGRGDEWQEKWWEHYNAAGQAEKWAHKWCSIDPNTPLEAGHAHVWHERWGETYDGYGGSIKYTDKWAERRKGDGWEKWGDKWDENFDLNGHGVKQGETWWQGKHGDRWNRTWGEQHNGSGWIHKYGKSSSGEHWDTHVIQDTWYERFPHYGFYHCFENSVQLREVPKPSDILEP
- the LOC112707775 gene encoding large ribosomal subunit protein bL28c isoform X1; the encoded protein is MAMAMAGCSLVSTFPLKLKPPKTKTSSSNLFHPELAFVTSHLSGIKISYHPSPTPLLAPSPKFLPLQPLARRVCPFTGKKANKANKVSFSNHKTKKLQFVNLQYKRIWWEAGKRYVKLRLSTKALKTIEKNGLDAVAKKAGIDLRKK
- the LOC112707775 gene encoding uncharacterized protein isoform X2, which encodes MLITHLSPLFFKLTHSHSLVSGISLLSRPPSCARFTGGRSRRNQYLVPRVVVVVVFLLRPSVGPWEGRVCPFTGKKANKANKVSFSNHKTKKLQFVNLQYKRIWWEAGKRYVKLRLSTKALKTIEKNGLDAVAKKAGIDLRKK